Proteins found in one Vallitalea guaymasensis genomic segment:
- a CDS encoding kinase: protein MDREAKLIILRGNSGSGKTTTGKALQRKFGHGTMLISQDVVRREMLYVKDGPDTEASQLLFELALYGKNNCNIIILEGILNSKWYKNLFENLHNVFKDKIFAYYFDIPFEETLNRHQQKPNAHEFGEKEMKEWWNEKDLLDIIPEVLLHEELSLNKIVDTIYKDIMHLK, encoded by the coding sequence ATGGATAGAGAGGCGAAGTTGATAATACTGAGAGGTAATTCAGGAAGTGGTAAGACTACGACTGGTAAAGCTTTACAAAGAAAATTTGGACATGGTACAATGCTAATTTCACAAGATGTAGTTAGAAGAGAAATGCTATATGTAAAAGATGGACCTGATACAGAAGCTAGCCAGTTATTATTTGAACTTGCGCTATATGGAAAAAACAATTGTAATATAATTATATTAGAAGGTATTTTAAATTCAAAGTGGTATAAAAATTTATTTGAAAATTTACATAATGTATTCAAAGATAAAATCTTTGCATATTACTTTGATATACCTTTTGAAGAAACTTTAAATAGACATCAACAAAAGCCTAATGCCCATGAATTTGGAGAAAAAGAAATGAAAGAATGGTGGAACGAAAAAGATTTATTAGATATTATTCCTGAAGTATTATTACATGAGGAATTAAGTTTAAATAAAATAGTGGATACAATCTATAAGGATATTATGCATCTAAAGTAA
- a CDS encoding alpha/beta fold hydrolase, translated as MKIHKKKRTYKRNIAKIGISFSILLIIGGIWQVIMEAKEMKMYTPVGEVLDINSHDMHLYRLGNGNNTIVFISGSGTPNSYTDFYYLQNELQQYAKTLSFDHAGFGWSKSTDSPRTVDNLVSDLHELFNKSNESPPYILVAHSLASLEAIRYAQVYPDEIQGIILLDGGSPQYYVNDLEIKSLILNRFSAILRVTGINRALGNIGIKLPFIGENIRYESLPEDIKNIDEAMYYKFIGNNSNLDVLKHINENAKIVIDNGYLQDIPLLILSSDSGNEWEKVQLELLNWSNDSTQRTIIDSKHYLHWSHKEIVVSEIVEFIKNISNNY; from the coding sequence ATGAAAATACACAAAAAAAAGAGAACTTATAAAAGAAATATTGCTAAAATTGGTATATCATTTTCCATATTATTAATCATAGGTGGGATTTGGCAAGTTATTATGGAAGCAAAAGAAATGAAAATGTATACACCTGTTGGAGAAGTGCTTGATATAAATTCACATGATATGCATTTATATAGATTGGGTAATGGTAATAATACAATAGTATTTATTTCAGGTTCAGGTACACCAAACTCTTATACTGATTTCTATTATTTGCAAAATGAGCTACAACAATATGCTAAAACCCTTAGTTTTGACCATGCTGGATTTGGATGGAGCAAAAGTACTGATTCGCCTAGAACAGTTGACAATTTGGTGAGTGATTTACACGAGTTATTTAATAAATCGAATGAATCACCACCATATATTTTAGTTGCCCACTCTCTTGCTTCATTAGAAGCAATAAGATATGCTCAAGTGTATCCTGATGAAATTCAAGGCATAATTTTATTGGATGGTGGAAGTCCCCAATATTATGTAAATGATTTAGAAATTAAATCATTAATACTAAACAGATTCAGTGCTATTTTAAGAGTAACTGGTATAAATAGGGCTTTGGGCAATATTGGTATTAAACTACCATTTATAGGTGAGAACATAAGATATGAATCACTTCCAGAAGATATTAAGAATATTGACGAAGCAATGTATTATAAGTTTATAGGTAATAATAGTAATCTTGATGTACTAAAACATATAAACGAAAATGCTAAGATAGTTATTGATAATGGATATTTACAAGATATTCCTTTACTCATACTCTCATCTGATAGTGGGAATGAATGGGAGAAAGTACAGCTGGAATTATTAAATTGGTCAAATGATAGCACTCAGAGAACAATAATAGATTCTAAACACTATCTTCACTGGTCACACAAAGAAATTGTGGTATCTGAAATAGTTGAATTCATTAAAAATATAAGTAATAATTATTAA